A single Mangrovimonas sp. YM274 DNA region contains:
- a CDS encoding outer membrane beta-barrel protein, with protein MRATILLLVTFLLGIYSTKAQEFAIGAKGGLNYYSIGDINSRANSIANLNEDELFYPNKKLGYQFGGYFTVEYGKFFLRPEIVYLSSKNSYDFPDEKAYWETSRIEVPVLVGFEIFDPLSLYLGPGFNFYNDTSLDGVQVTSYSDGGPDLDKTTVNFNIGVMVRFGRFGVDLRYEQGLKETEEELLDIVHSAYGVNLADLKSYTPNMLRLSVFIDIFRTNPDDLDGFFSNLFRSNKCHCPYN; from the coding sequence ATGCGAGCAACAATTTTACTACTCGTCACTTTCCTATTGGGAATATATTCCACCAAGGCTCAGGAATTTGCCATAGGAGCCAAAGGGGGACTAAACTATTACTCCATAGGTGATATTAACTCTAGAGCAAACTCCATTGCTAATTTGAATGAGGATGAATTATTTTATCCAAATAAAAAATTAGGCTATCAATTTGGCGGTTACTTTACCGTAGAATATGGCAAGTTTTTTCTTAGGCCTGAAATCGTTTATCTCTCTTCTAAAAACAGTTATGATTTTCCAGATGAAAAGGCCTATTGGGAAACCTCAAGAATAGAGGTTCCCGTTTTAGTAGGTTTTGAAATATTTGATCCTTTATCTCTTTACCTTGGGCCTGGATTCAATTTTTATAATGATACTTCGCTTGACGGCGTACAAGTAACCTCGTATAGTGATGGTGGTCCAGATTTAGATAAAACTACAGTAAATTTTAATATTGGGGTCATGGTACGCTTTGGCCGTTTTGGAGTAGATCTTAGATACGAACAGGGGCTAAAGGAAACTGAGGAGGAATTGCTGGACATTGTTCATAGCGCTTATGGAGTTAACCTTGCCGATTTGAAATCATACACCCCAAACATGTTACGCTTAAGTGTTTTTATTGACATCTTCCGAACAAACCCAGATGACCTGGATGGTTTTTTCTCCAATCTTTTCAGGAGCAACAAATGCCATTGTCCTTATAACTAA
- a CDS encoding alpha/beta hydrolase produces MRSIFTLFIVFVCSNFSATAQEANFISENISVNSIIEGTLLTPQSSKKPPLAIIIAGSGPTDRNGNQNFAKSNSLKKLAEGLSNDNIATFRYDKRSVKLLQMGKLDEEIMFDDFVSDAEDVIAYFKDKKAFSKIYIIGHSQGSLIGMLAAKDKADGFISLAGPGESIDVVLKEQIAKSAPQFSEESNRVIDILKSGQTTTEYSPALNSIFNIDIQPFMINWMQYDPQQSIAILNMPILIINGTKDLQISETDAELLKNAAPNSQLTIIDNMNHVLVEIEGNDLENFKTYNDPTPPISKELIESISRFIKSN; encoded by the coding sequence ATGAGGTCCATTTTTACTTTATTCATCGTTTTTGTTTGCAGTAACTTTTCTGCAACAGCTCAGGAAGCAAACTTTATTTCAGAAAACATTTCCGTAAATTCCATTATAGAGGGTACACTATTGACTCCACAAAGCTCAAAAAAGCCACCATTGGCTATTATAATTGCTGGTTCTGGCCCAACAGATAGGAATGGCAATCAAAATTTTGCAAAAAGCAATTCTTTAAAAAAACTAGCTGAAGGCCTAAGCAATGACAATATTGCGACTTTTCGATACGATAAACGCTCTGTAAAATTATTGCAAATGGGAAAACTAGATGAAGAAATTATGTTTGACGATTTTGTTTCGGATGCAGAAGATGTCATAGCTTATTTTAAAGATAAAAAAGCCTTTTCAAAAATTTACATTATAGGCCACAGCCAAGGAAGTCTTATTGGTATGTTGGCCGCCAAGGATAAGGCCGATGGCTTTATCTCCTTAGCAGGGCCTGGGGAAAGTATTGATGTAGTTTTGAAAGAGCAAATAGCCAAAAGTGCACCTCAATTTTCAGAAGAAAGTAACAGAGTTATCGATATTTTAAAGTCTGGCCAAACCACTACGGAGTACTCTCCTGCCCTAAACTCCATATTCAATATAGACATTCAACCATTTATGATTAACTGGATGCAGTATGATCCACAGCAAAGCATTGCAATATTAAACATGCCTATTTTAATCATTAACGGAACTAAGGATTTACAAATTTCAGAAACCGATGCAGAACTATTAAAGAATGCTGCACCAAATTCGCAGCTGACTATTATCGATAATATGAACCATGTTTTGGTAGAAATTGAAGGCAACGACCTTGAGAATTTTAAAACTTATAATGATCCCACACCTCCTATTTCCAAAGAATTGATAGAAAGTATTTCCAGGTTTATAAAATCCAATTAA
- a CDS encoding alpha-ketoglutarate-dependent dioxygenase AlkB translates to MDLFSDKKLNWKLPDAELIYIANFFSNQEASYYFESLLKGTKWQQDEIKVFGKTYQQPRLTAFYGENSMPYSYSNITMHPSPFSKDLLKIKTRVEEECQYQFNSLLLNLYRNGNDSNGWHADNETSLGIHPVIASVSFGEQRYFHFKHRQLKQERYKMLLEHGSLLIMKGAMQEHWLHQIAKTKRAVGPRINLTFRKLVSKTP, encoded by the coding sequence ATGGATTTATTTTCCGACAAAAAACTGAATTGGAAATTACCTGATGCAGAACTTATTTACATCGCAAATTTCTTTTCAAACCAAGAAGCCTCCTATTACTTTGAAAGCCTTTTGAAAGGCACCAAATGGCAGCAGGATGAAATAAAAGTATTTGGAAAAACCTATCAACAACCAAGATTAACTGCTTTTTATGGAGAAAACAGCATGCCTTACAGCTATTCAAATATTACAATGCATCCTAGTCCGTTCTCAAAAGATCTATTGAAAATCAAAACTAGGGTTGAAGAGGAATGCCAATATCAATTCAATTCCTTATTACTAAACCTTTACAGAAATGGCAACGATAGTAATGGTTGGCATGCCGACAACGAAACTTCATTAGGCATCCACCCTGTGATTGCTTCAGTAAGTTTTGGAGAACAGCGCTATTTTCATTTCAAACACCGCCAGTTAAAGCAGGAACGCTACAAAATGTTATTAGAACATGGAAGTCTATTGATTATGAAAGGCGCCATGCAGGAGCATTGGCTGCACCAAATTGCCAAAACGAAACGAGCAGTTGGCCCCAGAATTAATTTAACCTTTCGAAAACTGGTTTCGAAAACCCCATAA
- a CDS encoding M15 family metallopeptidase translates to MKNKILIVLFIVASLAFKLQKTNTLPEGFVYVDSVIPDIEVELRYFSSYNFVGDTITGYQANRLILTKQAAEALKLAQDELQQQNLCLKVYDGYRPQRAVNHFIEWARNLTDTIQKQEFYPNVNKKYLFRDGYIASRSGHSRGSTLDLTIVDAETLEPLDMGSPYDFFGMPSWVAYEGITDEQKANRQLLQTVMNKHNFRSYSKEWWHFTLRWEPFPNTYFDFPVK, encoded by the coding sequence ATGAAGAACAAAATACTGATAGTACTATTTATAGTAGCAAGTCTAGCCTTTAAATTACAGAAGACAAATACTTTGCCGGAAGGCTTTGTTTATGTTGATTCTGTTATTCCAGATATTGAGGTGGAACTTAGGTACTTCAGTTCCTATAATTTTGTGGGAGATACCATTACAGGCTATCAGGCCAACAGATTAATTTTGACCAAACAGGCTGCAGAAGCCCTGAAGTTGGCACAAGATGAACTGCAACAGCAAAATTTGTGTTTAAAAGTATATGATGGCTATAGGCCGCAACGAGCGGTTAATCATTTTATTGAATGGGCACGTAATTTGACGGACACGATTCAAAAACAAGAATTCTATCCTAATGTCAACAAGAAATATCTATTCCGTGATGGCTATATTGCCTCTAGATCTGGACACAGTAGGGGAAGTACTTTGGACCTTACCATTGTAGATGCTGAAACCTTAGAGCCTTTGGATATGGGCAGTCCTTACGATTTTTTTGGAATGCCTTCTTGGGTGGCTTATGAAGGTATTACCGATGAGCAAAAGGCAAACCGGCAATTGTTGCAAACGGTAATGAACAAGCACAACTTTAGGAGTTATTCAAAGGAGTGGTGGCATTTTACCTTGCGTTGGGAGCCATTTCCAAACACGTACTTCGATTTTCCCGTGAAGTAA
- a CDS encoding DUF885 family protein — MKKLLIAAGLIATFIACKNETKPTETDSQTINANMPNAEFDKVLEAYYQDALKLNPLNATAEGDNRYNDFLPNMLSDEFMAKTKAHYTNYKEQVNAFPDTQLNESQQLSKAILNWECDINLERLTFREDLMPINQFWSLPLMIGQLASGAGSQPFNTVEDYNNWLLRVEGYLEWMASAEAKMKEGVTKGYTLPKSLITKVLPQLEALTNATAEEHLFFLPIKNFPEDFTEEDKTKLTEAYKNLIETKIVPANKKLLDYMSKDYLEAGRTTSGISEIPTGLDYYAFAIKHYTTTNMTADEIHQLGLSEVARISSEMEKVKAQVGYEGDLKSFFDFVRNNKELMPYTEAQQVIDHFNNIHATMQPQLEKLFDLKPKTAFEVRRTEAFREASASAEYSPGSVDGTRPGIFYVPVPNASEYNNFMDESLFLHEAIPGHHYQISLQQENEELPSFRKTLYYSAYGEGWALYTESLGKELGLYSDPYQYFGMLSAEMHRAIRLVVDTGIHTKGWSREQAIQYSLENEAESESSIISEVERYMAIPGQALSYKIGQLKILELRAKAEKELGDKFSISEFHNQVLESGNMPLAYLETKINTWINANK, encoded by the coding sequence ATGAAGAAATTACTAATTGCTGCAGGTCTAATTGCAACCTTTATAGCTTGTAAAAATGAGACCAAACCGACCGAAACAGATTCTCAAACAATCAATGCAAATATGCCCAATGCCGAATTTGACAAAGTATTGGAAGCTTATTATCAAGACGCCTTAAAACTGAATCCTTTAAATGCCACTGCAGAGGGAGACAACAGATACAACGATTTTCTCCCAAACATGCTTTCAGATGAGTTTATGGCCAAAACCAAGGCTCATTATACCAACTATAAGGAGCAAGTAAATGCATTCCCAGATACCCAATTAAACGAGAGCCAACAACTTTCAAAAGCCATCCTAAATTGGGAATGCGATATCAATTTGGAACGCCTTACGTTTAGAGAAGACTTAATGCCTATCAACCAATTTTGGTCCCTACCTTTAATGATTGGCCAATTGGCCAGTGGTGCTGGTTCGCAACCCTTCAATACTGTAGAGGACTATAATAACTGGTTACTTCGTGTAGAGGGCTATTTGGAATGGATGGCCTCTGCAGAAGCAAAAATGAAAGAAGGCGTAACCAAAGGCTATACCCTTCCAAAATCATTGATTACAAAAGTGCTTCCTCAATTAGAAGCCCTTACCAACGCTACTGCCGAAGAGCATTTGTTTTTCCTTCCTATTAAAAATTTCCCTGAAGATTTTACCGAGGAAGACAAAACCAAATTGACTGAAGCCTATAAAAACCTTATCGAAACTAAAATAGTGCCTGCCAACAAAAAGTTGTTGGATTATATGAGTAAGGACTATTTGGAAGCAGGAAGGACGACAAGCGGTATTTCAGAAATTCCAACTGGACTAGATTACTATGCCTTTGCGATCAAGCACTACACTACGACCAACATGACGGCGGATGAAATTCACCAATTAGGATTGAGTGAAGTTGCTCGTATTTCTTCTGAAATGGAAAAAGTGAAGGCTCAAGTTGGTTATGAAGGAGACCTTAAAAGTTTCTTCGACTTTGTGAGAAACAACAAAGAACTCATGCCTTATACAGAGGCGCAACAAGTGATTGATCACTTCAACAATATTCATGCAACGATGCAACCACAATTGGAAAAACTGTTCGATTTAAAACCAAAAACCGCTTTTGAAGTAAGACGTACTGAGGCCTTTAGGGAAGCTTCGGCAAGTGCAGAATACAGCCCAGGTTCTGTTGACGGAACTAGACCAGGTATTTTTTATGTGCCGGTTCCAAATGCTTCGGAATACAACAACTTTATGGACGAATCATTATTCCTGCACGAAGCCATTCCAGGGCACCATTACCAAATTTCATTGCAACAGGAAAATGAAGAGTTACCGAGCTTTAGAAAAACCTTATATTACAGTGCCTATGGCGAAGGATGGGCTTTGTACACAGAATCCCTTGGAAAAGAATTGGGACTTTACTCAGATCCCTACCAATATTTTGGAATGTTAAGTGCCGAAATGCACCGCGCTATCCGATTGGTAGTCGATACGGGAATCCACACCAAAGGCTGGTCTAGAGAGCAAGCTATTCAATATTCTTTGGAAAACGAAGCAGAAAGTGAATCAAGTATCATCTCTGAGGTGGAGCGCTACATGGCCATTCCGGGGCAAGCACTTTCATACAAAATTGGTCAGTTGAAGATTCTGGAATTGAGAGCCAAAGCCGAAAAGGAATTGGGCGATAAATTCAGTATTTCTGAATTCCACAACCAAGTATTGGAGTCTGGAAATATGCCATTAGCCTATTTGGAAACCAAAATAAATACTTGGATAAACGCTAATAAATAA
- a CDS encoding DUF6249 domain-containing protein — protein sequence MEEILIPISFFLAVFGVIYLFLSTRNKERLALIEKGADASIFAMGRQHTAPVWKVIILNLALLLMSIGVGIFVSQILVSIGVDEDIAMPGTIFLMAGVGLFIGFKMTQNLDKE from the coding sequence ATGGAAGAAATATTAATACCTATTAGCTTTTTCTTGGCCGTTTTCGGGGTTATCTACCTTTTTTTATCAACCAGAAACAAAGAACGTTTGGCCTTAATTGAAAAAGGCGCGGATGCCAGCATTTTTGCAATGGGCAGACAGCACACGGCCCCCGTTTGGAAAGTCATTATTTTAAACCTAGCGCTTTTACTAATGAGTATTGGGGTTGGTATTTTTGTCTCACAAATATTGGTATCTATTGGAGTAGACGAAGATATCGCCATGCCCGGAACCATCTTTTTGATGGCTGGAGTTGGCCTATTCATAGGTTTTAAAATGACTCAAAATTTGGATAAGGAATAG
- a CDS encoding RNA polymerase sigma factor, protein MAIEEHIIINQIIEGDPSAFSTLVDRYKDMVFALALRMLKNREEAEEVAQDTFIKVYKSLTKFKGDSKLSTWIYKVAYNSCLDSIKKNKKYQANVPVDDITIPQIKTMNNALDGILEAEKSQLIQDCLKQLPSEDSFLLTLFYFEEQSLEEISKVVGITPNNVKVKLFRSRKKLASILKAHIEPEMIARYEK, encoded by the coding sequence ATGGCCATCGAAGAGCATATAATCATCAACCAAATTATTGAAGGGGACCCTAGTGCATTTTCCACATTGGTAGATCGTTACAAGGATATGGTCTTTGCTTTGGCGCTTAGAATGTTGAAAAATAGGGAAGAAGCAGAGGAAGTGGCTCAAGATACCTTTATAAAGGTGTATAAATCCTTGACGAAGTTTAAAGGAGATTCTAAATTGTCGACTTGGATTTATAAAGTGGCCTACAACAGTTGTTTGGACAGTATTAAAAAGAACAAAAAATATCAGGCAAATGTACCTGTAGATGACATCACAATACCTCAAATAAAAACAATGAACAATGCTTTGGATGGTATTTTGGAAGCTGAAAAATCTCAACTTATCCAAGATTGTTTAAAGCAGCTTCCTAGTGAAGATAGTTTTTTGTTGACCTTGTTTTATTTTGAAGAACAGAGTTTAGAAGAAATCTCTAAAGTGGTTGGCATTACTCCCAATAATGTCAAAGTGAAATTATTTAGAAGCCGAAAAAAGTTGGCATCCATATTAAAAGCACATATAGAACCTGAAATGATAGCGCGTTATGAAAAGTGA
- a CDS encoding alpha/beta hydrolase: MKYFGIFLVLFSISTSSFSQIDLLHHDTQPDEVAETKPFVIGDEVTMYSSILDEDRVINVYLPKSYKKATHKDYPVIYLLDGSRDEDFIHISGLVQFASFLWIDMVPESIVVGIANTDRKRDFTFPPSVADHSQNFPTAGGSEKFINFIEMELQPYIEKSYRTTRTKTIIGQSLGGLLVTEILFTKPHLFNNYLIVSPSLWWDEEALLKKQPAIIHANYKVSKNIFIAAGGKEDDVIKRETKALFTLLQGSENNAITTNFELLEDQNHADILHLAAYKGLQTIFKKEE; the protein is encoded by the coding sequence ATGAAATACTTCGGTATATTTTTAGTTTTATTTTCAATTTCCACAAGTAGTTTTTCGCAAATAGACTTGTTACATCACGACACGCAACCAGATGAAGTTGCCGAAACCAAACCCTTTGTTATAGGAGACGAAGTAACCATGTATTCCTCTATTTTAGACGAAGACCGTGTCATCAATGTCTATTTACCTAAGAGCTACAAAAAAGCGACCCACAAAGATTACCCCGTAATTTACCTGTTGGACGGATCAAGAGATGAAGATTTCATCCACATTTCAGGATTGGTTCAATTTGCTTCTTTTTTATGGATTGACATGGTTCCCGAATCCATCGTCGTTGGTATTGCCAATACAGACAGAAAACGTGATTTTACGTTTCCTCCCAGTGTAGCAGACCACTCACAAAACTTCCCTACTGCGGGAGGCTCTGAAAAATTTATCAATTTCATTGAAATGGAATTGCAGCCTTATATTGAAAAAAGCTACAGAACTACCAGAACCAAGACCATTATTGGCCAATCTTTAGGAGGGCTTTTGGTTACCGAAATTTTATTTACAAAACCTCATCTCTTTAACAATTATCTTATTGTAAGCCCTAGTTTATGGTGGGATGAAGAAGCGCTTTTGAAAAAGCAGCCCGCAATTATTCATGCCAACTACAAGGTTTCTAAAAACATTTTTATTGCTGCAGGAGGTAAAGAAGATGACGTCATTAAACGGGAAACCAAAGCTTTGTTCACACTGTTACAAGGCAGCGAAAATAACGCCATAACCACCAATTTTGAACTGTTAGAAGACCAAAATCATGCAGATATTTTGCATTTGGCCGCCTACAAAGGACTTCAAACCATTTTCAAAAAGGAAGAATAG
- a CDS encoding DEAD/DEAH box helicase, with translation MSFKDLNLNKPILRAIAEAGYDEPTLIQEKTIPLVLEGNDLIASAQTGTGKTAAFALPILQLLFDKQDAPKKGKKIRALIVSPTRELAIQIGENFKTYSTYTNLRSTVIYGGTGIEPQIDVLTKGVDILVATPGRLLDLHKQDVINLDYVETLVLDEADLMLDMGFIDDVKKIERLCPEDKQILLFSATMPFKVEQLANTILKSPKRIEVTPTSSAAKDVSQILYYVPKRNKIELCLHLLRNTIKGSILIFRRTKFGVDKLEQTLLKNGYKVETIHGDKTQNDRQEALKKFKNGYVNILIATDVAARGIDINELDAVINFDLPNIPETYVHRIGRTGRAGNIGSAYSLCSADEKAYIKSIQQLINVQIPVEEDHPYPLDPKAKPEVHRSKNSGSKHKKGRKGQGSKKKKKRWY, from the coding sequence ATGTCATTTAAAGACTTAAATCTTAACAAACCTATTTTAAGAGCCATTGCCGAGGCAGGGTATGATGAGCCTACGCTAATTCAGGAAAAAACCATTCCTTTGGTTTTGGAAGGAAATGACCTTATAGCCTCTGCCCAAACAGGGACAGGGAAAACAGCCGCCTTTGCACTGCCTATCCTTCAACTTTTGTTTGACAAGCAGGATGCCCCTAAAAAAGGGAAGAAAATAAGAGCTTTAATTGTTAGCCCGACAAGGGAATTAGCCATTCAAATAGGAGAAAATTTTAAAACTTACAGCACATACACGAATCTTCGGTCTACCGTAATTTACGGAGGTACTGGAATTGAACCTCAAATTGATGTGCTTACCAAGGGTGTTGATATTTTAGTAGCTACTCCAGGCCGTTTATTAGATCTGCACAAACAAGACGTCATTAATCTTGATTATGTCGAGACATTGGTTTTAGATGAAGCCGATCTCATGTTGGACATGGGATTTATTGACGATGTAAAGAAAATAGAGCGCCTGTGTCCTGAAGACAAACAGATTTTGTTGTTTTCGGCCACCATGCCATTTAAGGTGGAGCAATTGGCAAACACAATTTTAAAATCACCAAAACGCATTGAAGTTACGCCTACTTCTTCCGCTGCAAAAGATGTCAGCCAAATTCTTTACTACGTTCCTAAACGCAATAAGATTGAACTTTGTTTGCATTTGCTTCGCAACACCATTAAAGGCAGTATTTTAATTTTTAGGCGTACTAAGTTTGGCGTAGACAAACTGGAACAGACCCTCCTTAAAAATGGCTACAAAGTGGAAACCATACATGGAGACAAAACACAAAATGATCGCCAAGAGGCTTTAAAAAAATTCAAAAACGGCTATGTCAATATTTTAATTGCTACAGATGTAGCAGCCAGAGGTATTGACATCAATGAACTAGATGCCGTTATCAATTTTGACCTCCCCAACATTCCTGAAACCTATGTACACAGAATAGGAAGAACTGGAAGAGCGGGAAATATTGGATCGGCTTATTCTCTCTGTTCTGCCGATGAGAAGGCCTACATAAAATCCATTCAACAATTAATAAATGTTCAAATACCGGTAGAGGAAGATCATCCTTATCCTTTAGACCCTAAAGCTAAACCAGAGGTTCATCGTTCTAAAAACTCTGGCAGCAAACATAAAAAAGGAAGAAAAGGACAAGGCTCAAAAAAGAAAAAGAAACGCTGGTATTAA
- a CDS encoding 6-phosphogluconate dehydrogenase, with protein sequence MKKILTIFIISLVLLLAAYFAFVYYVPYSEGTRSGELIKVSNKGVVFKTWEGEISQGISGAEIFKFSVLDKDHEVIQKLNNLQGHYVKVTYLERYTTLAFWGDTKYFVTDVSKDISPHFNKKSE encoded by the coding sequence ATGAAAAAAATTCTTACCATTTTCATCATTAGTCTAGTGCTGCTTTTGGCAGCCTACTTTGCTTTTGTTTATTATGTGCCTTATAGCGAAGGCACAAGATCTGGAGAACTCATTAAAGTGAGCAATAAAGGAGTTGTTTTTAAAACTTGGGAAGGAGAAATCAGTCAGGGTATTAGTGGGGCCGAAATATTTAAGTTTTCTGTTTTAGACAAAGACCATGAGGTCATCCAAAAACTTAATAACCTCCAAGGTCATTACGTCAAAGTTACCTATTTGGAACGCTATACCACTTTGGCTTTTTGGGGAGATACAAAATATTTTGTCACCGATGTAAGCAAAGACATTTCTCCCCACTTCAACAAAAAATCGGAATAG
- a CDS encoding transglutaminase domain-containing protein, whose protein sequence is MKYLFVIISIIFISSSNAQLSDFAHIDFTKADNTAKLYKGADLENMGALAYQLTAKLPTDVEKFRAIYYWVCHNIEGDSKQHNMVDRKRKKLLKDSLAYLNWNNQYKKVAFKKLLKHKKTMCTGYAYLIKELCFLADIECEIIDGYGRTVNSNIEELEIANHSWNAVKLNGKWYLCDATWSSGYMLGYMFVKDYNDGYFLTEPLLFAKNHFPSEPRWLLTNAISRDHFTSSPIVYGETFEHQILPISPTNLNTVIKKDEDLKFSFQTDKEISHSDISLIYFSGSKEHSFEIDEFKNDREIISFKSKLNKKGLFDIHLKVGKDIVATYTIEVIK, encoded by the coding sequence ATGAAATACCTCTTTGTCATAATTTCAATAATCTTTATCAGTAGCTCTAATGCTCAACTATCAGATTTCGCCCATATAGATTTCACAAAGGCAGACAATACGGCGAAACTTTACAAAGGCGCAGATTTGGAAAACATGGGTGCCCTTGCTTATCAATTGACAGCGAAACTTCCAACCGATGTTGAAAAATTTAGAGCTATTTATTACTGGGTATGTCACAATATCGAAGGCGACAGCAAGCAACACAATATGGTAGACAGAAAGCGAAAAAAACTATTAAAGGACAGTTTAGCCTATTTAAATTGGAACAACCAATACAAGAAAGTTGCCTTTAAAAAATTATTGAAACACAAAAAAACCATGTGTACCGGTTATGCCTATTTAATCAAGGAATTGTGTTTTTTGGCCGATATCGAGTGTGAAATTATTGATGGTTATGGTAGAACTGTGAACTCCAACATTGAAGAATTGGAAATAGCCAACCACTCATGGAACGCCGTAAAACTAAATGGTAAATGGTATTTATGTGATGCCACTTGGTCTAGCGGCTATATGTTGGGCTATATGTTTGTAAAAGATTATAACGACGGTTACTTTTTAACCGAACCATTGCTATTTGCAAAAAACCATTTTCCAAGTGAACCACGATGGCTATTGACCAATGCCATTTCTAGGGATCATTTCACAAGCTCCCCGATTGTTTACGGAGAAACATTTGAACATCAAATTTTACCTATAAGTCCAACAAATTTAAATACTGTTATAAAAAAAGATGAAGACTTAAAGTTTTCTTTTCAAACGGACAAAGAAATTTCACATAGCGATATCTCCCTGATTTATTTTAGTGGCTCGAAAGAACATTCATTCGAAATAGACGAATTTAAAAATGACAGGGAGATTATTTCCTTCAAAAGTAAGCTTAACAAAAAAGGACTCTTTGACATCCATCTAAAAGTAGGTAAAGATATTGTTGCAACCTACACCATAGAGGTTATCAAATAA
- a CDS encoding carboxypeptidase-like regulatory domain-containing protein: MNKQFNLSIKSPCQENYNEFTPTCNGRFCKSCKTEVVDFSGMDSQEITDYFKNNTTQNVCGRFKSSQLTTHHPKIPIKRISHFFNGLAFVFLSLFALNSTQGQTIQPKPTTSENPPSKIQDSSFQKTFIVKGTVSDNEAPLPGVNVILQGTSIGTSTDFNGNFEFPIKLKKGDVLVFSYVGMESQKLVITHDHSTSNVAIKVNMEMEASMLLGKVAIKKVYKSKRH, encoded by the coding sequence ATGAACAAGCAATTCAACTTAAGCATTAAAAGTCCCTGCCAAGAAAACTACAATGAATTTACGCCAACCTGCAACGGCCGATTTTGTAAATCCTGCAAAACAGAAGTGGTAGACTTCTCTGGAATGGACTCCCAAGAAATTACAGATTATTTTAAAAACAATACAACCCAAAACGTTTGTGGCAGATTCAAAAGCTCACAATTGACAACTCACCACCCTAAAATCCCAATCAAAAGAATATCACATTTTTTTAATGGATTGGCCTTTGTCTTTTTATCCTTGTTCGCGCTCAATTCAACTCAGGGGCAAACAATCCAACCAAAACCGACAACTTCTGAAAATCCACCTTCCAAAATACAGGATTCGTCGTTTCAAAAGACTTTTATAGTGAAGGGAACTGTGTCTGACAATGAAGCGCCATTACCAGGAGTGAATGTAATATTACAAGGCACTTCCATTGGCACCAGCACCGATTTTAATGGCAATTTTGAATTTCCTATCAAACTAAAAAAAGGGGACGTTCTAGTATTCAGTTATGTGGGCATGGAATCACAAAAGCTAGTAATTACCCATGACCATTCTACTTCCAATGTGGCAATTAAAGTAAACATGGAAATGGAAGCATCTATGCTTCTTGGAAAAGTAGCCATCAAAAAAGTTTATAAATCCAAAAGACATTAA